Within the Maniola hyperantus chromosome 7, iAphHyp1.2, whole genome shotgun sequence genome, the region AAAAAAATAGCCACAACAAGACATACTGAAACCGTACCTAATTGTCAGACCGATAAAGagaacatatttattttatttatttattttacactttattgcacacaacacaaagtaaacattgaaaaaacacaatacaggataaTATTGAGTCGAGAATATTGTTGCAGTTAACAAGCGTTTTCTTGGTCGCGAATAGTCACGGTATAAAAACGCAACGGGAATAGTAAAAGTAGTATCAGTATTACCGTCAATGGGAAAGCTCAACGGAATAGTACCTATACCCGTAGGGAGTATATTATAATGAGGTTAAATTGTTGGATTTCAAtgaatttttattcattatgtTAGAAAAAGTATTAACAGATATTATTACTACTTAAAGACTTATATCCAGGTCAAATCAACGTTGTAAGTAACTGATGCCAAATCAAAGTTGCTCAGCATCTTATGTAATTTTGAAGATTCTAATTTGTGCTGAGACACtacttagttttattaaaattctcATAATCTTGGTTATCataggtatttttatatattatcaactatagtacctatacttacccaCTTTTATATCGCTGGCTACACATAAACTTACCAATATTATATTTGTGTTgctaacaattattttaattaacataTCAAACCAATCCACTTACCGATTGGACATTATCGAATTgtacatattaagtatattatatttcagaataggtcaatttaattaaatgtatTGATTCGATTGGCACTCGTAAATAGAAGACTACGTAGCAACCACAATATATTGTAActtgtaaacaaaaatatgcTTCAAAAGAGTTTTTTGGATATTATCAAGCCTAGTTACATTTTAAGTGTACCTTTTTGCATGAGAAAATATAAGTTGAAGGGTGGTTGCATATCAAGCTTAACAAAATGGGATATTTTTTTTGCAGTTGTGGGAAATTTGTTAATGTATATCTTATTATACATTACATTATTGTCATTTATGTACAGTTTTGAAGAAAATTTGATATTCTACATTTATGTAATTATCTACGTATTGTATGCCGCAAATCATACAATCCACAGTATTTTAAACATTGCTCATAGTCAAGTATATGTAGACACTGTACTGAAACTTCAGAgaattgatattattttatacaacaaaAATGAcactaaaatgttaaaaaatataacagCTCTTTTTCTAATTATGATATTATCATTATATACTGTGTTACTAGTGATGAAACTGTCCATAGACAGACTATGGTATTGGTCAAGAGctatattcatatttttaacgGTAATTTTCGACCTTGAGTTATTTTATGTAGCCCTATTAATATACTTTTTGGCAAGGAAAATTGATAATTGGAGTAAGAAAATGAAACAAAAAGATCGAATTATTTCTATAAAGAAGATGATAAGGGAAAATCAAGAtcaggatgatgatgatttatactctgtttttgaaaatattattgagTCATTATCGACTATCGAAGAAACCTCACAGTTTACGGTACCTGAATGTTTTACTACTTATGTATTTGAATATCCCAATAATAAAGAggacaaaaacttaatttaattttttgcagATAATGAGTCACTGGATTATGCAATTTATCCAATCAATTGCTTATATCCAGGTTTTGATACAGTGGTCTCAAAATAAAATGGTAAGTGGCACCTCATGCATAATGCTGaaaacatcataatattgtaggtaggtatagtacgcgacaggtatgGTACTAACTACTAACCTAGCTAACCTAGTACCCACTAGgtactaacctaacctaaacagATGCGAGCACGGgcgacgtgcgagtgtgcggagcGTGTCCCCccccgtccccccccccccccccctcctatcccgattgccatctcaaccggtcgcggactataggtacaatgtatgttataataggtaaagtcatagtaggtataaagtttCACAGCGCTTTCAAAAAGTGCTGAACGGATTGTATtgatttttcataatatattgATCGTATTTGTTTTCAGCAAAAGATGGGTAGAGTCTTCGTCATAGCCcatgcgtaggtaggtacctagctggCTTGAGGCAGCTGGGTCATCCaccatcatattatattaaaagatgatgcccgcggctggGTCTCCGCGCTTGGCCAGCTACGTCtaggactatggtcaaaccgcttctcattctgagaggagacccgtgctctgtagtaagccggcgatgggttgatcatgattatgactACCCAttctaaattgtatatttttgtagGTCGACGGAATAGTATTATCATCCCACTCAATTGGAATAGGTATTTGGATCACAAAGGGTACGATTATCGAAATCGCACTGTGCATCAGTTGCCAAATGTTGTACAGGCAACTTACAAGAGCAAGAACTGTAGTCCTCCTGTTTTTAAATGATTCATATTCTTGTAAGTAGAAAAACATGTTTGGATGGAaacttttcaaattttttttaaaatatatttattgtataatcaattggtttatttattttatttcacagtTATAGATCGCAGACTGGCTAAAACTGTTCTTCGTACAATCGATGTACGCTTAAGGAAATTAAGTGGCTGCAGAGTTTTCACTGTTGAAGCGGCTTTACCTTTGTATTTCACTGCACAGTGTACAAACTACACTTTTGTACTACTGCAATTCGCTTTCTTATAAGAAGAAaaactttgtacctacctagttacacATAAGTGCCGGTACATGATTGTAGAAACTTCAGCACCcacacattattattttaataaattataaaaaaaactgtatttatttttgaacCAAAATGTTTTgtaacctaagtaggtacagtacgcgacaggttgaaatggcaatcggggaggaaacgccccgcacacccacacagcccccgcgctcatcgggtgcgggcgagcgcgggtgacgtgcgggtgcgtccccccacctcataccccgaatgccatctcagAAACTGAAAATGCTGAAATGAAAATGTTGAATTGACAGAAAAtgctttttttgttatttaccaAATTATCCATTCCCCTTTCATTCAACCTAAACAGCTACTAAACTTGTCGGGCCACCAATTTAAATGTTTCATGCTTTGCAACCCATGGCTGAACTAGTAGGTAAATATGAAAAACGTTGAAAAATACAAACAGCTATTTGTATTATCATAAAGTTTGATAAGTACATTTTGCGCAATCATTAAAAATGGGGTAAATAGATATACATTTTTAAGTTTATGAATTACGTAAATGGACCGACCTgtgttgtttaataaaatttacagaCGACTAATGGCTtctatataatttataaagttGCCGCCAttccattttcaaattaatatttGTTAGTGCGAAAGTGAAGTTCCAACTTTCTCTTTGACTTAAACATGCTGGAAAACGGTTTTGTTTTCAGTTTCAAAGCTTTCTATTTCTTTTGGTTGCCATTTTGCATGAGGAAATTTCATTTAAAAGGGACTCGTATATCGCCTACTACCAAAAGGGATATTATTGCAGTTATTTTTGGAAATGTAGCATTGTATATTTTTCTATACTTCACGTTGGCGAAATTTATAAGTGTGCTGGGTGCAagttctatattttttatttattgcatgtCCTACATTATTTACGCTATTAACTATACCATAATTAGTATCTTAAATATTGTTAGAAGTGGAATACATGTTGATATCGTTTTACAGCTTCAAAAAATTTACATCATTTTATTTGATGAAAAAGACACATTAAGATTCAAAAAATTTGTTCGTTATTCCATAAGTACGTTGTTTTTGATATATGTACTGATAATAacagtcaaaatgacgttagaTCCACTTTGGTTTTGGGTCAGAGGCGTTTTTGTATCGCCGACAATATTTTTTGAGATGGAAATGATATATACGGCACACATTATGTACTTTTTGGCGCGCAAAATTGAAAAATGGACAGAGTTTATCATTGACAGACAAGCAAAGATTTCAATAAAAGGTGTTTTAATAAGAAATTGCAAACTGGTTGAAAAAGAAGATATTATGCTATCTACCTTTGTCGGCATAGTAAACACTATAATACACACGCAAAAAACGTCACAATTCGTGGTAAGTTTTAACAATATCAACaataatacaatttaaaaataaattgtctcTTTAAAACTCCTAAATATGCATTATTTTACTTTGCAGATATTCACACATTTCATCATGCAATTTTTGCATTCAATTGCATACGTGCAAATCACTATAGAATGTTCAAACAGTAAATCGGTAAGAACGATTTTTTGAATAGTCCTACTACTAAAATGTTATTtaagttatataatatttttgccaAACAATTTTTCTCAGATAGGTGAAACATTATTTCTAACGCACACAATAGGAGTAACCTTATGGATATTGAAAGGGATGCtgtttgaaataatattatgtgtttgctgtgaaaaattatatacaaaaaTAGAAGATGCACGAAAGTCAACACTGTTTTTATTAACTGACTCATATtcaggtaaatattttttcgctgCACTCCTAAGGTAGCGGTAGCTTTTtacttatctttaaaaaaatatttactatcaGGGGGCTCGGTAGTGCCCctgccaagacgagccaaactacaTTAtataaaggacggggcactacgtaggCCTTTTCGAACCGTCAGCTTCGGTCCGGATGACggtagaaagctgaaattttcaagaTAGGCTAGGAATTGCATAAAACGAACGGAAAAATTCAATATTGGAAACATTCATCCACCACCCCCTCGTATAAAAGAAGCATATTATCTGTAAAATCTGTCACTAGAATGCTGAAATCTGACTAGAATACTGATTTACCGCTAATTACATGAGTTAGCAAACCAACACAAAAACGAGACAACGATAGAGAGTGGACCATGAtactttttataagtaggaaaaTGAAGTTATTTTAGTCTCGAGAAGAATGTAAAGGTgtgaaaaaatacataatatcgaCGTGGACACGTTCATGGGAACTGGGATCGttcatctcatcatcatcatcgaacATCAACTTCATTCCACTTAACTTTGAAACTTAGCAttcttttaaacttttttttctgaATCCAGATAAAGAGCGAAAATTCGCAAAAAAAATCCTTCACATAATCGACGTCCGGTTCGCGAAACTGAGCAGTTTCAGAATATTTACTGTAGACACGGCACTGCAGCTTCACTTGGTTACACTTATCACCGACTATACCATTGTATTGTTGCAATTTGCATTTTTATAAATGAATACTGTACCTTTTCAGGATCCAATAATATACACAACAAAAGTGTTCTTTTTAGTAGGTTCTAAAATCTGAATAACTTTCTAGAGTTATAgatttaaatataggtacataattggggccgattctcttgtacacaatctctaaactaaactaaattaacaggtctaaatttagtgccatccttttccgcaagcaacattatgaaagggatagcaatagatttagacgtgccattttagtttagtttagagattgtgtacaatggaattagccacattgatagATCATCAAaacttatttattcattttgaaAGCAAATTTAAAACCACTTGTAATATCATGTTTTGAAAATTgctattttacatttattaataaaaatgtaaaaaggaGATGTTTCACGAAATCTTTAAAGGCCAGTATGGCCTTTGGAGTTCGGCGTTAGATCTTATACAGCGTATCAAAATACTTAGATACTTAGGATACCATAAAATAGCGTTTCATtataacattgtggctaattccgttgtacacaatctctaaactaaacttaaatggcacgtctaaatctattgctatccctttcataatgttgcttgcggaaaaggagagcactagatttagacctgttaatttagtttagtttagagattgtgtaccagagaatcggccccaatgtctttGATATGGCCTTATTTGCTGGTACAAAACAAGAATTTACGCTGTGAGTTGCAACACAGAACACAAAATCAGCGGTAAGACGTTACGTAAGATGtacctaataagtaagtatttgtatGAATAGAGGGATTTCTCTATTTCTTAAGGAAGTGTACAAGATGTAGCCCAATTTGAAACATTTCCTTTCTTTCAGTTTagttaataaacttaaatatttACGATATAAGTgggtatacgtcccgcaaattgctaatgagcgtggccaccattttagtgacgtcagcactagactgaagtttcgagctgatggtatatttttatttcggttgacgtcaaaatgacgtcatttcgatgttaatgagacatggttccagcgcaatagcaatttgcgggacttatggtTAACAATTTCAATTTCGCTAATGACCTAAAATATTTCAAGTAAGTATAAAAAGATTGGTTTATCTTATAATGGCAAAATTTTACCAaagctatttttaaaaatgcaaattaAAAGACACagtgtatttttaaattaagtactttATCATAATTGATTAAAGTTATCGTAATTTGATGTACATGTCAAGCACCATTCATGCGATTTTTTATTGCTTTCTTCTCCTTTTTAGTCCAAAGGTCATTGTAAATTTCTTCAAGCTTTCTGTTCTTCGTCTCTGGCACCACCAGAAATACGTATAAAGCTGTAGCTAGACACATCGCTCCAAAGAAGTAGAACGACACGTACACTCCTATCGTTTTAGCTAACGACTTAAAAAATAGTAGTTGAAAGAAATCAGAGAACGACGAAATTGCCATTGTAGTTGCCAATATTGTGCCTcggtactaaaaagaaaaaataaactattaccTTTCTCCAAATTTGCGCAATAAAAACGGTATAAAATTGATGTTTCTCTGTCTGTTCGTCACCTAAGTATGCGTATAATAAGTGGTGAATCAAGCGACAAGTCAAAATTTGTTAGAACCTGTGCATCATTCGTTACGTATTAAAGAATTACACGCCAAAGTTACTGttgcaaaataaaaaagtactgaTATGTCCTGGTCATTATTTCGAGAAATGTGTTCAAAAGTATGGAATAATCCATATAATTATCTAGTAATTAACAAAGATTGTCCTAAGAATGAAGGAGGTTATAGAAAATCATTTGATACATTCATTGTGTTCGATTAatcatgttaatttatttaaatatagacgTTTCCTTCAAACCACGTCATTGATTTAAACGTATACATATATAACActcctattatttttataatggacCGTCATATAAAGCAGCAGATTATTGAAGCATCCGAAGCTGTAAaaaggaaattaaaattattgaaagatTCAAAAACTGATAATGATATGGTTCTTCAATCAGTATTTAAACCTATTACTACTTCACTTGATCGTATCgccgataaaaataataaaaatattgattttgaaaattttgatgttTCTAAAGAACCTGAAAGCCGTGAATGGAgccagttagatctgaaacaggaTACCACGTTATTGGATCCAAGCGATTCTAGTAATCCTCAAGAGTCAGATGATGAAAATAGTGATGCGTCATTTAAATCGAGTGAAACATCTAGTTGGTCCCTATCGTCAGAAAATTTCGGGGATATTCCATTCGGTGTACGATCTGTAAATGGAAAACCTTTCATAGGTCTTACTCcgattaaaattaatagtaattcttttgtaattgctgaaaaagaatataaaaagaCTCCTGGTCTTAATGAATTGTTACTTAGTAGAAACCCTAACCTATCTTTGATCGATAAAGAAGATATAATAAACTATAAAGCAATCCTTTTGACAACGAATG harbors:
- the LOC117983988 gene encoding uncharacterized protein produces the protein MLQKSFLDIIKPSYILSVPFCMRKYKLKGGCISSLTKWDIFFAVVGNLLMYILLYITLLSFMYSFEENLIFYIYVIIYVLYAANHTIHSILNIAHSQVYVDTVLKLQRIDIILYNKNDTKMLKNITALFLIMILSLYTVLLVMKLSIDRLWYWSRAIFIFLTVIFDLELFYVALLIYFLARKIDNWSKKMKQKDRIISIKKMIRENQDQDDDDLYSVFENIIESLSTIEETSQFTIMSHWIMQFIQSIAYIQVLIQWSQNKMVDGIVLSSHSIGIGIWITKGTIIEIALCISCQMLYRQLTRARTVVLLFLNDSYSFIDRRLAKTVLRTIDVRLRKLSGCRVFTVEAALPLYFTAQCTNYTFVLLQFAFL